The DNA segment CAGTATGAAGAGTCTGTGCTGCTTTCATACATTTGGTTTAGAAAAACTGATTCCATGGTAAATGTAGTAAAGGCTCAACTCGCAAGGCAGGAAAATACTCAGTATTCCCTTCTGCTGGGGTAAGTTGTTTAAATAAGGTtcattttaaaaggttttacaatttattttatgaaaattcTAGCAAACAATTTTAGATCCGAAATCATGAAAAGATCAACTATTTATCAGACAGTAaggtaaataattaaaaggtttttttttttatattttatataatatatgtgcaTTTTTAGTACCTCTGATGAGTTGATGGATGACTATCTAAGCACTGAATTTGAGGATGAACATTTGATACCTTTACACTGTCAAAGCAGCCGAGCAACATGCAGTCAAAACCATGGGAAATTAGTAGCCCAGAAGAAGCTTCTATTTACATGCATTATTTGTTTAGTCTTCTTGATCGGAGAACTCCTAGGtaaggatattttaaatattgttactGAACATGTTTGATGTCATAACtacatgtaatataataattagaCTTTAAGATAAAACAAAACTATGTTGATTCTACAGACAAAATCATATACGAAATAGTGGTCTAAATGTATTCTTATTGggcatttacaaatatttagtcTATCATTTGAATGTCTTCTCTGATAGGTGGCTATGTTGCTCATAGTCTTGCTATAATGACCGATGCAGCCCATCTTCTCACTGACTTTGGCAGCATTCTGCTAAGCCTTTTCTCTCTGTGGATGTCAAAAAAACCTGCTTCCAAAAGCCTGACTTATGGTTGGCACCGCTCAGGTTGGACAACTTCATTAACTCAAGtccattacttttatttttttaattaaaaaaaaacctttcttgagcttttctatatatataatcaattttgcttattaatttgttttagaGGCCTGAATAATGATGAAGTTACTGACCTGTTGACATGATctgcttagtttttttttataaacagacaGCTGTATTATTGTTACCCACCTACTGCATTTTCCACAGAGATTTTGGGAGGGCTTTTCTCAGTCCTGTCTATTTGGGTAGTGACTGCTGTATTGCTGTTTATTGCCATCCAGAGGATCATAAATAATGACTATGAAATACATAGCAGTGCCATGCTTATCACCTCAGTCTGTGCTGTCTTGGTAAATATCTTGTAAGTGGTTTGATGACATCAGTTTAATAACTTAGTGTATTATCACACTTGGTTTATTGAATATATAATAACTAACATTGTGTTcatattggatttttttaagAATGGCATTAATTTTACACCAGTCCCCAGTGTCTCATGGGCACAGCCATGATCACAATAACACCAGTGTAAGAGCAGCTTTCATTCATGTTCTGGGAGACTTGCTGCAGAGTCTGGGTGTTCTGCTAGCTGCCATGATCATCTACTTTCGGGTTAGTGACCATTAATGAAGCCTTTAGGCATAGCagatctgtcttttttttattaaaaaaacccacaacattTAAGAGAATATATTCTTTCCCCTACATACAGCCTGAATGGAAAATAGCAGATcctatttgtacatttttgttttccatACTTGTTGTTGCAACAACGACGACAATTTTGAAAGACATTTTAGAGTGTTAATGGAGGGTAAGTAAATCATACAACTTCCAAAGGTTGTCAAAAAATGTTTCAGACGACAGCAACACAACAATATGCCTTTGTTTTAAGGAACACCACCAGGCATAGATTATGATTCTGTGAAAGACACCCTGCTATCGGTCAAAGGAGTCAAAGCTACACACAGTCTTCACATTTGGGCGCTGACCATGACTCAGCATCAGATGTCTGTTCATGCTCTCATTGGTAAGTCTATATTCAGTTGCTTATGAAAAGAACATAGGTTTACAGTGACATTTAACACGTAAAATAATGACGgtaactaaaataaatactcCCTTTTGTGTGAGATATTCTATTCATTTGATAATAAATAGCAAGCAGAACTACTATTTAGAGTAGTTCACACTATATTTTACACTGTTTTAGAATAAATTGTGTTTTACCACAGATGAACAAACCAATACACATACAGCACTTCTGGATATGATAAAGCTGCTCCAGACTGAATTCAGTTTCCACAACATCACAATTCAGATAGAAGAATATACTGATGAAATGGCTTCCTGCAACGAGTGCCACGACTCAATGGACTGAACTATTCCAGTTGAACGTCCTGGAAAGCATGGCTTTCTcaacattttcataaatatcAAACATTGTTTCTAATTTGCTACTTCATGAATACTGAGAGCAACTCTTCCCTCTAGATTTAGTATACACAGACCAGGTATACCTTTATGACCACCTCcctaatattgttttggtcccccttttgctgcaaaacagtcctgacccatcgagcattaacttaatcaatttgagctacaggagctcgtctgttggatcgcatcatgaccacttttgatagatacagaccactgcagttttggagatgctcagacCCAAATGTCTCGCCATCACAacttggcccttgtcaaactcactcaaatccttacacttgcccatttttcctgcttcatcattttcaaggacaaaatgttcccttgctgcctaataaagcccacccactaacaggtgccatgattcATGATAAAAAGTGTTATTCAGTGTTATTCATTTACCCgtgataatgttatgcctggtcggtgtattaGTATATAGGAGCTGCCAATCAATGTTTTTGGCTGCTTAACTGTCTTACTGTTACTATCACTTACTTTTTTCTGTAATGTCCAAAATACAAAACTAGAACCATGTTCCAAAAAATATATGGTGTTAAAGCTTTATACATGACACAAAACAAAAGGCTGAGGTCAACCCAATGCTATCTTTTAAATGCAATAATATTCAAAGTATTTTATTCCCCTTTTATGACAGCAGTTTTTCAAATGCTAGCcatttttagtcatttatttagAATGATGTCACACTTTCAGGAAATCTAACAAAAGGCAAACATTTACCCATATAAactattacatacatttttcaaCACATTTATTAGGAATGTTCACAACCCATGTCCTTGTCACAGTGTTAACAATGATGTATTAGATTAATCAACCTGAATTTTGAAATAATTCAAATGCGCTGTGGTTTGAATGCTTTTTACAAgtggccaaaaaaaaattatatacatagtTATTACCATCAAATACAGTACTGGATCTTTTACAATTAAGTCTATAATTAGTCTGATTGGGCTTGGCATCGCCAAACTGACATAACGTTCTGCACGTTTATTACCTTATACTTCATGCTATTCAGAAGACATTGACAGTTTACATTCTATTACAATATTGACGTTTCCCACAGAATCTCATTTGAAACATTATAGACAAACCGACAATATTCACGGCATacatatctttatttaaaaggtATAACTCTTCTAAATCATTTGTTAGACCTCGAATCTGTTCGGTTTTACAAATAAAGTCAAAGAGCAAAATTGCACATTTAGAAGTGCCgaagattttttgtttgttaggtTTTTCCCCTCAGTATTCTGGTTTTCCACATTCCCCCCCATGAGCTCCACGAAAATAATTACTGGGTTTGTAGTTGTCGATCTCGCCAGTATTTGTCATAGGCCTTCTGAAACATGTTCTTGCATCTCAGCTTTGCTTTGAGGCGGGAGCAGATAAGAAATGAGCCTCCCATCTTGCGGTGAAGAGAGTAGGTCTCTTCTGGAGGAGGTGTGAGTCGCTGGTTTAGCATGACTGGTATGAGGCTATGGATCCGCTCTGTTGTACTCTGACTGGCAAAGTCAAAGGGCTCTTCTGAAGCAAATGCCTCCCCAAGAATCATCACCGCATCCACATGTGCATTCATCATTGCCTGAAAAACATTTGTAGAATGGAAAACCATGATTCAACTTAAGAATGCAAACAATGCTTTATCTTGTGAGAATTCTTACCTTTGACTCATAACCAGTCAGAAATTTCATATCAATTGATTTTTGTAAAACCCCCTCTTTGTTTCTGTCTGCTGCAGCCTTAATGATCTAACagggagaaagaaaacatttagtATAGATCAGTACGATCAGTGCAAGTAAAGAAACAATTGCATACAGTAGTTAAATCCCTTTACCTCAATATATAAGTCTGTAAAACTTGAATCAAAACCCCTTGTGGCGCCAAAATCCAACAATGCAACCTGAAAAAGATACTCAATATCCATAGTAAATCCTAATAATGTATtcacaataatgaaaaaaaatatacatacctTGTGCTTTTGTGGGTCAAAGAAGAAATTTGACCAATTTGGATCAGTCTGCATATATCTGAACTCAAAAAGCTCTCTCAAGCAAAGAATCAAAATTTGCTCACAGATCTGGTACAGTACAcaaaagatgagaaaaaaaattagctCCATTAAAACAGTTAAATAATCCACAAATCTCACTTAATGTAATGGGAGATTACAGGCTTACAATGTGTTCTGTACAATAGTTCTAACACACATAATTGACAATACTTGTAATACTCTTATTAAGCAGAACACTGTCCAGATTTTTTGGGCTGTAGGTTCATaaggcattttttttatgactgtccCAAATTCATCAAGATAAAAGTCTCAGTATTATATAGGCAACGTTTATAATTATCAGTAAGTTTTTCAGCTTTGCTGAATGGAAAACCTCATTTTTGAGTTCCTGTGGCAGGTCCTCAGCTTTATCCAGGGGGAAACCAGACACCAGCTCTGTAGTGAGGACATGCTGGCTACTTAGTTCATCCACTACATTTGGCACATAGAAGAAAGGGTGATCCTTCAACAGCTCTCTATAAATCACAAATAGATCAATTTAATCAACTGAAGTATTCATTATTGTGTagaatattgtatattatggCTGCAACCACGGCTGTAACGATTCCTCAAATAATTAGATTACAAGttagatttatttctataaatatttatatacagtgcatttaaaaGTCCCTTCACAGTGGCCGTGTAGAATGGGTAAAAACCAGTAAGTAAAACCACAACAGAATGACTAAAAATGTTATCGTTtaatgctgctgttatttgttgcttttagatttagtgttgtTTAAGTGATTTGACTGAATTCATCACTATGTTGCAAGTGAGGTGATTGCGCAACCTGGCGCTTgtgagtcacgacagaacagatctaCTGCGACTGccccgaagttacaaacagtttacacaatagcagttcattaaactataccattttcacatggaGATTATAAagtttttgctcaccgtgctgCAGTTTCACCTTCAGCTTGTACTCGCCACCATTTCACAAACTGCTGTGTTATTTTGCCATCATGCTAACCAGTAACTTGAGCAGACTAACTAATCGATAATGCCATTTGTTGACAAAGAATCtgattatatatgtatagttttatttacttctttttaactacaggaaattttttttaatcaaactgTTGATAGAAAAAGTTGAAAAAGCAtgcatttacttttacatttattttgtaatttagtTGTTGGGATTTAGTCAAATATGGTCGAAgatgtatgatttttatttaaaataaaatagtttctcACTCAGAAAGCTACCTTGAACCCacaaaatcatgtaaaaaaaacaattagtaAAATTTAGAGGTTGCATTCGAAGGACATTAAATTTGAAAGCACATTATTTATATCCACCAGCTGTTCATACCCAAAACCTCAGTGTGCTTTTCTTATTAGGAAAAATGCTAATTAAGAATTATTTAAGCCATTAGGTGGTGTGAAAATGACATTTGATTTAATTGCATGTGATAACATTTTCAGTTTAATTATTGCTACTTCATATACTCACTGGAACTTTTTGGCACATTTGGCTTCCCTCACATAGTCACACTCTAGAGCAAGTTCCCTGCTCATAACTTCGATCAAATGCTCTGGAAACAGACCTGCACAGCAATATCATACAAACAGAACAAGCTGAGggcaacatttttaaaagtatttatactACGAATGGAACAAAACGCACAAAACTCATACCCTCAGGTAAAGCATTACTCATACTGAGGACAGCCATTAGGTTATTCACA comes from the Silurus meridionalis isolate SWU-2019-XX chromosome 8, ASM1480568v1, whole genome shotgun sequence genome and includes:
- the LOC124390502 gene encoding LOW QUALITY PROTEIN: zinc transporter 2-like (The sequence of the model RefSeq protein was modified relative to this genomic sequence to represent the inferred CDS: inserted 1 base in 1 codon), coding for MVNVVKAQLARQENTQYSLLLGTSDELMDDYLSTEFEDEHLIPLHCQSSRATCSQNHGKLVAQKKLLFTCIICLVFLIGELLGGYVAHSLAIMTDAAHLLTDFGSILLSLFSLWMSKKPASKSLTYGWHRSEILGGLFSVLSIWVVTAVLLFIAIQRIINNDYEIHSSAMLITSVCAVLVNILMALILHQSPVSHGHSHDHNNTSVRAAFIHVLGDLLQSLGVLLAAMIIYFRPEWKIADPICTFLFSILVVATTTTILKDIXRVLMEGTPPGIDYDSVKDTLLSVKGVKATHSLHIWALTMTQHQMSVHALIDEQTNTHTALLDMIKLLQTEFSFHNITIQIEEYTDEMASCNECHDSMD